A region from the Coffea eugenioides isolate CCC68of chromosome 9, Ceug_1.0, whole genome shotgun sequence genome encodes:
- the LOC113782409 gene encoding dirigent protein 2-like, with protein MAKSLAIASLQILSVLLLASLGQSNTVFTNLTVYLHEFQSGDAQSIFPVAGLPNVTWGYQQFGTVFVIDNTLTQSDSFKSAVVGRLQGISAVASLDGNNMELAATILFTNGMYKGSTVEFKGIAMRSTLVNEVAIIGGTKQFRYATGYIISEVLSAVGGYLTLRLNLYIRQDIPDDSRGIAFH; from the coding sequence ATGGCAAAGAGTTTAGCTATAGCATCCCTCCAAATTCTCAGCGTGCTTTTACTAGCGAGCTTAGGACAATCAAACACTGTGTTCACAAATTTGACGGTGTACCTCCATGAATTTCAAAGTGGAGATGCTCAGTCTATTTTCCCAGTTGCTGGTCTCCCCAACGTAACTTGGGGCTATCAGCAATTTGGAACTGTTTTTGTCATTGATAATACCTTGACACAAAGCGATTCATTCAAATCCGCAGTAGTTGGTCGTTTGCAGGGCATTTCTGCAGTAGCATCCCTTGATGGCAACAACATGGAGCTTGCTGCAACAATTCTGTTCACTAATGGCATGTACAAGGGTAGCACTGTGGAATTTAAAGGAATTGCCATGCGGTCTACGCTTGTCAATGAAGTTGCAATTATAGGAGGAACCAAACAATTTCGGTATGCAACAGGTTATATTATCTCTGAGGTGCTCAGCGCTGTAGGAGGTTATCTTACTTTAAGGTTGAACCTCTACATTAGACAGGACATACCGGATGACTCCCGGGGTATTGCTTTTCATTAA
- the LOC113782410 gene encoding uncharacterized protein LOC113782410, with amino-acid sequence MCVLLSLSWFCGSSGRLGIMHDLRVRLYRRATSSLKSAASWSRCAKRVPGSSKRLSRPQVVTWVKPPQGRCKLNTDASVSSSGAIGGGILRSAEGDLVFAFYKEFGDQDVLMAEALTLLEGLMLCRQGNHRTCQIEVDSRVLIKAMVAALDASIAHIFREANSVADALTSSKLPSNAVLASEASLPPRARTALQLDRLQVPHVRFRRPR; translated from the exons ATGTGTGTGTTATTATCCCTCTCCTGGTTCTGTGGTTCCTCTGGAAGGCTAGGAATCATGCACGATTTGAGGGTTCGCCTCTATCGTCGGGCCACGTCATCTCTCAAGTCTGCAGCTTCATGGAGCAGATGT GCAAAGAGGGTCCCGGGGAGCAGCAAGAGGCTTTCCCGACCACAGGTGGTCACGTGGGTTAAGCCTCCACAAGGCAGATGCAAGTTGAATACGGACGCGAGTGTCTCGTCTTCAGGAGCCATTGGCGGAGGGATTCTTCGATCAGCAGAGGGGGATCTCGTATTTGCATTCTACAAGGAGTTTGGGGATCAGGATGTGCTTATGGCGGAGGCTCTGACACTATTGGAAGGGTTGATGCTTTGTCGGCAAGGGAATCACCGGACTTGCCAGATAGAGGTGGACTCCAGGGTGCTG ATCAAAGCAATGGTAGCAGCCTTGGATGCCTCTATAGCCCACATTTTTCGGGAAGCGAACTCAGTAGCGGATGCACTAACGTCATCTAAACTTCCCTCAAATGCAGTTCTCGCCTCTGAGGCATCTCTGCCTCCTAGGGCCCGCACTGCCCTCCAGCTGGATAGGCTTCAAGTCCCTCATGTGCGGTTTCGCCGCCCTCGGTAG
- the LOC113782411 gene encoding dirigent protein 11-like, whose amino-acid sequence MAKGLAIASLQILSVLLLASLGQSKTVLTNLTVYLHEFQSGDAQSIFPVAGLPNVTWGFGQFGTVFVDDNILTQGVSIKSTLVGRSQAIPVVASLDGNNTALAATILFTNGKYKGSTVEFKGIALRSLDANEFAIIGGTKQFRYATGYIIFELVSSVGGYIISRVDLYIRQDIPDDYPGIAFL is encoded by the coding sequence ATGGCAAAGGGTTTAGCTATAGCATCCCTCCAAATTCTCAGCGTGCTTTTACTAGCGAGCTTAGGACAATCAAAGACTGTGCTCACAAATTTGACGGTGTACCTCCACGAATTTCAAAGTGGAGATGCTCAGTCTATTTTCCCAGTTGCAGGTCTCCCCAACGTAACTTGGGGCTTTGGCCAATTTGGAACTGTTTTCGTCGATGATAATATCTTGACACAAGGCGTTTCAATCAAATCCACACTAGTTGGTCGTTCGCAAGCCATTCCAGTAGTAGCATCCCTTGATGGCAACAACACGGCGCTTGCTGCAACGATTCTGTTCACTAATGGAAAGTACAAGGGTAGCACTGTGGAATTTAAAGGAATTGCCCTGCGGTCTTTGGATGCCAATGAATTTGCGATTATAGGAGGAACCAAACAATTTCGGTATGCAACAGGGTATATTATCTTTGAGCTGGTCAGCTCAGTAGGAGGTTACATCATTTCAAGGGTGGACCTCTACATTAGACAGGACATACCGGATGACTACCCTGGTATTGCTTTTCTTTAG